CTCAAGGCTTTTGTGGAAAGCGTCGATAAAGGCGTGCCGCAGGATGTTCACGAACGTGCGCCAGGTGCTGGTGCCGGGGTTGTTGATGCTGCCAGAGATGGGCACCTGCGTGGCGATCTGATCTCTTTTCTGATTTTCGGCTGCCTCCGCGAACAATCCAATAACAGCCTCTTTGGCGGCGTGAAGAAAACCATCTTCTTTTTTGTCTTTTTCCCAGTTCAGTATTTTTACCTCTTCCAGGAAAGGCTTCACGAACCCGTCCAGCTGGCCATCCGTCAGCTTTACCCTGCTGTATATATCCAGCCGGCCCCTTTCCACGTCAAACTTCGCGCTGGCCCTGATGAAGTCGTTCAGGCTGGTCAGGTCCACCCCGGTCAGTTTCAGGCGCATGTCGAGGTCGGGGATTTTCTTCAGGAAATTGCCTTGCATGTAGACCCGCAGCAGGCCGCCGCCAACCGAGCGCCCGGAAGCCGTGACCGCAGAGGGAAGCGCCGTGGTCGAATCGGCCACGTTGGCCAGGTTCAGGGCCACTAGTTGCAGGTTTTCAACATGCATGCTTACGTCCGGGCTGGCGCTGAAGTCCAGGTACGCCACCCGCCCGTTGTTGATTACAAAACGGTTGATGGTGATGGGCATCAGGTCTTTCATCACCTTGGTCCAGTCGTCCTGCGTGGCCTGCTGCGCGGTGTCTGTCGCCGCCACAAGGTTCATGCGGGGCTGCTCCATCACCACTTCCGCCACAAGCTTTCCTTTAAAAAGGGATTTCCACTCAATAGACAGATCGGTTCGGGGGATTTGCAGAAAGGGGTACTCCGGGTTTCCGTTTTCCTCTGCCAGCACCAGGTTGTCGATGGTATAGGCGCCCCTGTAGAGGTGCAGGTCAATGTCGGCCACATGGCCGGTGTCGCCGGGCAGCGCATCCAGCGTTTTGTTCTCGTAATCTTTCACGAGATAGGGCAGGGCCACCCGCACAGCGAGCAGCAGGAGCATAACGGCCGCCATCATGTAAGTAGACCTCCTGAAACGCATGGCAATAGGGTAAACGCTTCGCTGCTTCAGGGGCTAAGCACAAGGGCAGGAACCCTGAAAGCAACGTTATATGTACGCAGGCGAGGTGGCGGCAGGTTTTCCGGGAAGGGGGGGACAGCGGAGCCCGAGGTTTAGCTTTGCGTCTTTGCCAGCAGCTTCGCTATATATGGCTCAAGCTTCTCTGGTTTGGTGATGGGGGCAAAGCGTTTCACAGGCTTGCCGCTGGCATCGATCAGGAACTTGGTGAAGTTCCACTTGATGCGGCTGCCCAGGATGCCGCCGAGCTCCGACTTGAGGTACCTGAACACCGGGTGCGCGTGGGGGCCGTTCACGTCCACCTTGTCGAACATCGGGAAACTGACGCCATAGTTGATCAGGCAGCCTTCCTCGATTTCCTCCTTGCCGCCCGGCTCCTGGTTGCCGAACTGGTTGCAGGGGAAACCCAGCACCACCAGCCCCTCGTCTTTGTGCCTGCGGTAAAGCGTTTCCAGGCCTTCGTACTGCGGCGTGAAGCCGCACTTGCTGGCCGTGTTCACCACCAGCACCACCTTGCCCTTATATGCCTCCATCGGCACCTCCCTGCCCTGCAGCGACGTGGCCGATAAGTCGTAAAATCCTGATGCCATGCGTGTGGTGTATGTTGTGTTACCTTAGACGGAACGTGTAGGGGCAAGGTTATATGCCCGGCCTGCGGCCATATATGCAGCGGCAGGAAAGGCAAGTACGTAAGGCAGAGACGGGCTACAGCACCACCGGCTTCACACCGCGCGTCATCTCGCGCTTGCCCGGAGGGCCGGGCAGCGCCTCCACCTCGAAGCCGGCGGCTTTGAGGCTGCGCTTGAAAGAGCCCTTGGCGCAGTACGTCACCAGCACACCGCCGGGGCGGGTGGCCTTGTACAGTTTCTCGAACACGGCGTCCGTCCAGAGTTCCGGCTGCTTCTCGGGGGCGAAGGCGTCGAAGTAAATGACATCGTAATAAGAGCGCGGCGGGACGAACTCCTCCAGCGTTTCGTGTATCTTCTGCAGCGTAAAGTACGGGATAATGTCCACCGGCTCGTTCCAGGGGCTGTCGTGCAGCTGGCGGAAGTAATCGAGCAGCTCGGGGTTCAGGATAAACTGCCCATACTGCAGTTGCTGCACCACCTCAGCGCTGAGCGGGTGCTTCTCCAGCGTGTCGTACTGGATAAAGGCCTTCTGCGCCAGCGCCACCGGAAACGTGAGGATGGCATTGAGGCCCGTGCCGAAACCGACCTCCAGCACTTTTATATCCTTTTTACTCTCCAGCACATGCTCCAGCCCGTGCTTTATAAACACATGCTGCGACTCCTGCAGGGCCCCGTGCACGGAATGATAATGCTCGTTCAGGTCTGCCACGTAAAGGGTGTTAGAGCCGTCCTTGGTCTGTCGAATTTCGAGGTGCATCTTTTTTATGTTACCTTACAAAGATACGCATTGTACGGGCCTGCCTGCAATATATGGAAGCCGAATATGCTACTAATTTCTTGATAAACATCAATTGTTATATGGCTACATTGCCGCATGGATAAATGGTTAAATGGCTATATGGTTAAATGGTTGTTGTCGGATAAAGCTACATACCCGGTTATGAGCCATTCAACAGTTTAACAATTCAACCAGTAGGCAATTCAACCATTTAGCAATCAAACTATTCATTCATCAAACCAGCAACCTATGGGCAGAGTAAAGGTAGACATACCCGGACACGTACACTTCGAGGCCAGGATTCCTATCCGCATCACTGACCTGAACTACGGCGCGCACCTGGGCAACGACGCGCTGCTCTCCCTGCTGCACGAGGCGCGGATGCAACTGCTGCAGCACTTCGGCTACGGAGAGCTGGACATGGGCGGTGCTGGCCTGATAATGGCCGATGTGGCCATCAGCTACAAAGGCGAAGCTTTCTACGGCGACACCTTATATATAAAAATGGCTTTTGATGACCTGAACAAATATGGCTTCGATGTGACCTACCACGTCCTGAACCAGCACGGCAGGGAGGTGGCGCGCGCCAAAACCGGCATGTTGTGCTTTGATTACAAGGCCCGGAAACTGATGCCGCTGCCCGCTGGCGTGAAAGCGAGGCTAGCGGCAGGCGCCTGAAATTTCAGTTCCTGCGTTAGGAAGGAAACACCTGACCGTATGGAAGATGATTTTGTCGTTCCGTCTCCTCAAAGAGAAAAATTGAAAGTGCGCTTTCGTTATATATAAAAATGGGCCAACACAATTTCCCGAACGTACACAGGATGTGCCCGGCCTCTGACGCAAGGGAGTAACAAAACCCAGTGATTTGCCAAAGCATGAAGCCACTCATAAGACACCTGCTGCTGCTGACACCCCTGCTCCTGTGCTCCTGCGTCACCTCCCGGAAGGTGGAGGATTACCTGGAGAAGGCCGAAAACCAGCCAGTCGCCGAGGCCATCGTCTCGGACTGGCTGGAGCAGAACCGGGAGTGGTACGCCGCAAAAGCCGCCAAAGATTTCCCGGCCAAGGACAGCATCGTCATCAAAAAAGAGCCAGTGCTCGTGCCCCTCTTCATCAAAGGCGAGCCCATTCCCCAGCCTGAGACACCAGCCCCGCGCAGAGTGCGGATGCCTCAGGCTGCGGTGGAAAGCCCGGATGTCTCTTTCTTTCAGAAGACCATCAAAGAAAAGGAACAACTGCTGCAGGAAAGCCTGGCGAAGGCGGAGGCTGCGCGCGCAGCGCTGGCGGTGGAGCGCAGCGCGCACCGGGAGACGAAGCAGCGCCTGAAAACTACAAAGGCAGAGCGTGACTACTACGAGGAAAAAAACCGGAAAAAGGTGTGGGCCCTGGTGGCAATGGGCATCTTCGCCGCTTTATATATCATCTTTAAAGTGGCGGCCTCGCGGGTGCGGGTATCGTAACGGTGCATATACAGGCTATAGGGTGGGGGATATAAAATGGCAGCCTGGTGTTTCTCCTGGGAGAAGGCGGGCCAGCCGTGAACGAAAGCCCTTGAATTATGTTTACCTTTGTGGGGGTAAAAGCCAGCAGGCGCGCCGTTTACAGGAAACTTTACTGCCGCTTACCGGAGTCCGGCCATGTATAGGCTTTCCTCCTTTTGGATAATCAGTTATAGAAACAGAACCGTACCTTTGCAGCATGACATTGATTGCAGACATAGATATTTTAAATAAGAAAGACATCCGGAAACTGACGCTCGACGACCTGAAGGCGTGGCTGGTGGAGCAGGGGGAGAAGCCTTTCCGTGCCAAGCAGGTGTACGAGTGGCTCTGGAAGCATTCGGCGCAGTCGTTTGCGGAGATGAACAACGTGAGCCTGGCGCTGCGCGAGAAACTGGAGCAGCACTTTTCCATCAACGGCGTGCAGGTGGCCACGCAGCAGCTGAGCAAAGACGGCACCATCAAATCGGCCTTCAGGCTATATGACAATAACATTGTGGAGGGCGTGCTGATTCCGCACAACGAGCGCAAGACGGCCTGCGTGAGCAGCCAGGTAGGCTGTTCGCTTACCTGCAAGTTCTGCGCCACCGGCTACATGGACCGCATCCGCAACCTGGATGCCGCCGAGATATACGACCAGGTGGTGCGCATCAACGAGCAAAGCCTGAAGCAGTACGGTGAGCCGCTTAGCAACATTGTGTATATGGGCATGGGCGAGCCGCTGCTGAACTACGCCAACGTGATGAAGAGCATCGAGCGCATCACGGCGCACGACGGGCTGGGCATGGCCGCCCGCCGCATCACGGTGAGCACGGCTGGCATCGCCAAGATGATCCGGAAGATGGCGGACGATGACGTGAAGGCCAACCTCGCGCTGTCGCTGCACGCGGCCAACGACGAGAAGCGCAACCAGATCATGCCCATTAACGAAACCAACTCGCTGGAGGCCCTGACCGACGCGCTGAAGCACTACCACGAGGTAACGGGACGCAAGGTGACCTACGAGTACATCGTGTTCAACAACTTCAACGACACCCTGCAGGACGCGGAGGAACTGCTGCGCTTCTCCCGGATCATCCCCTGCAAAATCAACCTCATCGAGTACAACCCGATAGAGAATGCGGATTACGAGAACACCGACGAGGCCCGCTGGCAGGACTTTATCTACTACCTCGCCGACCGCGGGGTGCAGGTGAACGTGCGCCGCAGCCGTGGCAAAGACATCGACGCCGCCTGCGGCCAGCTGGCCGTGAAAGAGAAGCAGGCCGTTTAAAACCTGTCGCCCTATATAAAGAAGCCCCTGCTGTAGCTACAGCAGGGGCTTCTTTATATAGGGCCAGCCGAGTCGGGGGTTATGATTCCACTACTTCGGTTCGTAGCGTCCCTGCGGCCTTGGCCTGCCGCTTTTGGTGTCGTGCGGCTCGTCCCGTACCTCCCGCAGCTCCACAAACACGGCATGCGATTTCGGGCGGATGTGCTGGCCAAACTTGTCGGCGTACTGCTGTGCCAGTTCCGAGCCGAAGAAGATGATCAGGGACGAATAATAAATCCAGACCAGGATGACGATGATGGAGCCTGCCGCGCCGTAGGCCGAGCCCGGGTCGCTGGTGCTGATGTAGAAACTGATCAGGAACTTGCCCAGCGCGAAAAGCAGCGCCGTGACGATGGCCCCAACCCAGACGTCTTTCCAGCGGATGTTGGCGTCGGGCAGGTATTTATAGATCAGGGCAAACAGCACGCTGATGATGCCGGCGGAAAGCACAAAATCGACCAGCCGGATAAAGAAGACGGCTATATCGGGGAATATCTTGGAGAGGTAGCCGCTGAGCACCGAAATGGCCGTGCTCAGCACCAGCGACACCAGCATCAGGAGCGCGATGCTCAGCACGATGCCAAACGAGAACAGGCGCACCTTCAGCATCTTCACAAAACTGTTGTTCGGCTTCGGCTTCAGGTTCCAGACACTGTTCAGCGACTCCTGCAGGGTGGCGAAAAAGGTGGTGGAGGCGAAAATCAGCACCCCGATGCTTATCCAGAAGGCGATGCCGCCCGACTCGTTCGTGGCCGCGTTCTGCACGATATTCTCGACCTCCTTGGCGGCTCCGGCTCCAATAGCGCTCCCTATCTGCTTCGACAACTCCCCTGACACTGCCGCCTCGCCCCATATATAGCCAGCGGACCGGATGATGATGATCAGGAGCGGCGGAATTGAGAAGATGGCATTGAACGCCAGGGCCCCCGCCAGCCGGAACGAGTTGTTGTCCATGAACTCGGAAGCAGAGGTCTTTATCAGGGAGAATATACTTTTTGCATTTATTTCAGCCATACCAAGCCTGTTGTTTTGTTCTTTTTGCAGGCACACCTTCTGATACGGCGGCCTTTTTATATAGGTTAATGCACAACTTCGGCAAAAAAACCAGTAACATGGCGCATTTCGGCAAGCGGGAAGCAGTAGAAGCGGGCTTTCCGGCTATATAGGGGCAAGAGGGCGGGCATATAGAAGGCGGGTCATATATGCTCCAACTACAGCAATTTAATTTTTCAGTGATGGGAGCAAGTCCTGTATCCCTGCAGCATTCCCGAACCCCGAGCCGGGGTTTTGTATATCCGAAGTTGTGAAGCACTTCAACCATAAAACCTGAGCTGCCAGCTGCTTACTTGGCTAAGCATGACCCGCGCCAACCCCCCCAGGGAGAGGAATTCCTGCAAAAGGAACTTATTCCCCTTCTGGGAGGGGCAGGTTTTTGGACAGATTATATAGGGATGGGTAAACTACAGCTTGTCGACGGTGGCCGTGAGGCTGCCGGTGGCGTTTACCACGGCTTTGATGCCCTCCGGGGTCAGGTAGATGTTTTCGGGGGTGATGTCCTGGATGCTGCCGCGCAACAGCAGCGACTCGTGTACGCGCCCCTGCCTGTCGAGCGTGGCCTGCAGCAGCTGTTTGGTGTCGTGCAGTTGCTGCTGCACGGGTATGCTCACCTGCTGCTGAATCATCTCAGTGAATTTGTTCCTGGCGAGCCAGTCGGCGGCGTTCAGCAGCTTGTCTTTCGTATCCAGGTCATACTCCACGTCGCGCACCCGGATGGAGGCGGAGGCGGCATCGTAGTAAGGCGTGCCGCGCAGGTATATTTTGCCCGCCAGCTTTTTGGTGAAGAGGCCTGCCTTGGTCCTGCCGTCAATGTCCAGCATCAGCACCAGTTGCTCCCCGTTTGGCGTCATGGACGCGTCCTTCACCGTTACCTGGCTTTTCCCGCCGTCAAATTTATAAGTCTGGTTGGCGACCTGTTTTTGCAGCAGCTGGCTGGCCTGCGCATACGGGACGGTGGCCGTCAGGCCGATTTGTATGTCGTCCGTCAGGCGGTTGTCCACTATCAGTTTGGGCAGGTTCCTGTTCAGCTGCACCTGGGGCTTCCCGCCGGTGGCGACGGCTATATAGGACGTGATGCCGAGGCGGGAGTGCAGGTTGCCGCTCCGGGCGGAAAGCGGCGCCATGCGCACTTCCTGCGGCTGCACCGTGAGCCAGGCGTTCAGGGCATTGTCCAGCTTGACGGGCTCCTGCAGCAGCAGCCAGGCGTCGGCCACATATTTCTTCATGTCGAGGTGCTGCTGCAACTCCTTGTCGAGCTGTTTGGAAAGGGAGCTTAGCTGCTGGCGCAGCGCCGGCTCCACAAAGCGGGCCAGGCCAATCTTCAGCGGGCCCAATTCGAGCACGGGTTTGGTGTCGCCCCACTCAAAGTCGCCGCTCGTGGTGGTGGAGATGCGGTAATCCTCCGTCAGCCTGATGCTGCTTTCCGTTTTGATGACCATGTCGAAGCGGGTGTCCTCAGTCTTGTCGATGGCAGGGCAAAGCTTGCAGGGGTCCCACTTCCAGCGGCCCTTGGCGTATATATGCAGCGGCACACTGACGTAGATTTTGTCCTGCTCGGCCCGCACAGCCATCCGGCCCTTCTTCGTGACCGTGACGGCCACGTTGTCGTCGCTCAGGTCCGTGTCTTTATATAGTACGCTGGCCACCTCCTGGTTCAGTCGGTTTTCGAGGGCGGCAATAGAGACGGAAACGGGCACCGTGATGGACGAAAGCCGCGGCTTATATATGGGTGCCGCCGAAGCGGTTGCCGCAGGGGCCTCTGTGTGGAGTTTGCTTGTGCTGGAGCAGCCTTGGAGCGCTTGGCCAAAGGCGAGGATAAGCAACAGGAAATAAACTATTCGAAGGTATGATTTCTGCACTGGTTCGCTGGATTTAGAAAAGTGGCGCAAGTTACCACAGCTTTTTGATTGCAGCTATACAGGGCCATATATAGGGCGGAGATTTTTAGCTGCCAGCTACTTCAGTTTGTCAAGCAGAATCTTCATCTCTGCTTCGTTCGATACCAGGCCGCACTCACGCAGGGTGCCGTTGCGGTAGGAGGCAAAGAAAGGCGTGCCCGACAGTTTTACCTCCTGGCTGGAGACAGGGTTCTCAGAGGCGTGCATGCGCACAAAGGCAATGTCGCTATAGGCGGGGCTTGCAGCAAATCGGGCGTAGGAGGGGGCCAGTTGTTTGCAGACCGCACAGGCCTCATCCACGAACTTCACGATTACTTTCTCTCGCTCAAATATCAGCTGCCTCAGGTCTTCGTCGTTGGATTCTGCAATGGACATGCGCGTAGGAAACAGGGTGTGTGAATGTTTTATATACAGACGGGCAGCGGGGAAGATTGGTTCAATGTGGCGTGCCTCATTTCAGGTCGGCTGCTCAGGAAGCGCCCAGCGTCCACTCCCTATACTGCGGCCTGGCCCCGTGCAGCGCCTGCGCCAGTTCCAGGTCGTTTCTGAACTGCAGTTGCGCCAGCACCCGGTACTCCACCTGCACCCGCAACTGTTCCGGGGCAAAGGGCCACGGCTCCACGCGCAGTTCGCTGTTTTGCAGTTGCCTCACAAAGTATGCTTTCCCATCCGGCCCAGCCGTTATCTCCAGGGCGCGCGCATCGGCGGGCAGCTCGTTGCGGCACAAAATCAGGGAGAGGCGGTCGCACCACTGCATGATGGCGTAGGCCCGCTCCGCCTCTTTCCGGCTGATGCCCAGGTGCTGGCGGCACGTGCGTTGCAGCGCCTTTTGCTCATCCAGAAAGGCAGTGGCGCTTTTGTGTTTCCCGCGCTGGCCCTCATACAGGAAGCTCATGTGCATGGAGGTGAGCAGCGCGACCCAGCGGCTCTGGAAGCGCACCGCGTGCATCAGGGCCCGCGCCTGCTCCAGGGTGGTGGGCAGCAGCGTGAAGTCGGCTGGGGCGCCAGCCGGTGTGAGGCCGTCTTTCCCGCGCCAGGTTTTCTGCCGGTTGTCGTGGTTGGCGATGGCGATGATGGTCTCCACCCAGTGCGGAGACTGCAGGTCCGGCTTCAGGTGATACGCCAGTTGTGCCGCCAGCACCCCGTGCGCCTGCTGATAGATGATTTCCCAGCCTTGCGGCACCGTGTTCACAATCATAAAAACAAATGCGCTGTTCCGGCTATATAAACTGGTTTTCGGGGCGAAGGTTAAGGAGTAACATTGTCCCTTCTGATTTCTCGATCTGAAAGAATAGAACACAGGAAACTCCCCTCCTTGGACAAGGGGGCAGGGGCGGTTTGAAATAAGCCGCATAAAGCACCACCAGTGATGTAAAAACGCATATATAACTTAAACCGCCTGCGCCGCCTTCAGCCTTTTCAGGTTAGCGATCATGTCCTCGGTCATGGTGTCGAGGTTATAGGCGGGCTGCCAGCCCCAGTCCTGCCGGGCAACGCTGTCGTCGACGCTTTTCGGCCAGGAGGCCGCAATTTGCTGGCGGGCGTCTGGTTTATAGACGATGTCGAAACCGGGGAGATGCTTTTTGATGGATCCGGCGATTTCTTCCGGGGAGAAACTCATGGCGCCCACGTTGTAGGAGTCGCGCACGCTGATCTGTGCTGCCGGCGCGTGCATCAGGTCCAGGGTGGCTTTCAGGGCATCGGGCATATACATCATGGGCAGGTACGTGTCCTGGTTCAGGAAGCACTCAAAGGTTTGGCCGTTCAGCGCCTTGTGGTATATATCCACCGCGTAGTCGGTGGTGCCGCCGCCGGGCAGCGATTTGTACCCGATGAGGCCAGGGTAGCGGAGACTGCGCACGTCCAGGCCAAGTTTCCGGAAATAGTACTCGCACCAGCGCTCGCCAGCCTGCTTGCTGATGCCGTACACGGTGTTCGGGTCCATGACGGTATGCTGCGGCGTGTGCTGGCGGGGCGTATGCGGGCCGAACACGGCGATGGAGCTTGGCCAGAACACTTTGCCCACCTGCTGCTCCAGCGCCAGGTCCAGCACATTGAAAAGGCCCTCCATGTTCAGGTGCCAGGCAAACTTCGGGTTCTTCTCGCCGGAGGCCGACAGCACGGCGGCCAGGTGGTATATCTGGCTGAACCTGTACCTGGTGGCTAGATCAGCGAGCACCTTTTTGTCCAGCACATCCACCTGCTCAAACGGGCCGGAATCGCGCAGGTCGGCTTGCCTGGGTGCCGCAACGTCGGCCGCCACCACGTTGGCGGGGCCATATAGGTCGCGGAGCGCGAGCGTAAGCTCGGAGCCCAACTGCCCGCAGGCGCCTATCACTAATACCGTTTCGGATGCGTTTGCCATTGTTCCTGCTAAAACTTTGCGCAAAGTAACTTATTTCGGGGCAATCCTGAAAGTAGGGGCCGCAAGAATGATGTGGCGCTTTGCCCTACGGGGCGCAGCTGCTAAAACTTGGGCATCCTATCCCAAAGGTGCGGCAGGCCGTACAGGTATAGGCAGAGGCATTGGCTATATATAGCCGCCTGGCGCAGACTGCGGGGGCAAGCAGATTTTATACTATATTTGTAAAGGATACGGCGCTTTGGTGCCTCCGCGCTGCCCATACGCCCGAAGCCCGTAAATTGCAGCGCAGCAGCAGGAAGGCAAAGCCACTACAGCATGACATTTGAAGAATACCTGATAAAGA
This window of the Pontibacter russatus genome carries:
- a CDS encoding DUF748 domain-containing protein; the protein is MMAAVMLLLLAVRVALPYLVKDYENKTLDALPGDTGHVADIDLHLYRGAYTIDNLVLAEENGNPEYPFLQIPRTDLSIEWKSLFKGKLVAEVVMEQPRMNLVAATDTAQQATQDDWTKVMKDLMPITINRFVINNGRVAYLDFSASPDVSMHVENLQLVALNLANVADSTTALPSAVTASGRSVGGGLLRVYMQGNFLKKIPDLDMRLKLTGVDLTSLNDFIRASAKFDVERGRLDIYSRVKLTDGQLDGFVKPFLEEVKILNWEKDKKEDGFLHAAKEAVIGLFAEAAENQKRDQIATQVPISGSINNPGTSTWRTFVNILRHAFIDAFHKSLENEAGKARDREEDEN
- a CDS encoding glutathione peroxidase is translated as MASGFYDLSATSLQGREVPMEAYKGKVVLVVNTASKCGFTPQYEGLETLYRRHKDEGLVVLGFPCNQFGNQEPGGKEEIEEGCLINYGVSFPMFDKVDVNGPHAHPVFRYLKSELGGILGSRIKWNFTKFLIDASGKPVKRFAPITKPEKLEPYIAKLLAKTQS
- the mnmD gene encoding tRNA (5-methylaminomethyl-2-thiouridine)(34)-methyltransferase MnmD — translated: MHLEIRQTKDGSNTLYVADLNEHYHSVHGALQESQHVFIKHGLEHVLESKKDIKVLEVGFGTGLNAILTFPVALAQKAFIQYDTLEKHPLSAEVVQQLQYGQFILNPELLDYFRQLHDSPWNEPVDIIPYFTLQKIHETLEEFVPPRSYYDVIYFDAFAPEKQPELWTDAVFEKLYKATRPGGVLVTYCAKGSFKRSLKAAGFEVEALPGPPGKREMTRGVKPVVL
- a CDS encoding acyl-CoA thioesterase, with the protein product MGRVKVDIPGHVHFEARIPIRITDLNYGAHLGNDALLSLLHEARMQLLQHFGYGELDMGGAGLIMADVAISYKGEAFYGDTLYIKMAFDDLNKYGFDVTYHVLNQHGREVARAKTGMLCFDYKARKLMPLPAGVKARLAAGA
- the rlmN gene encoding 23S rRNA (adenine(2503)-C(2))-methyltransferase RlmN — protein: MTLIADIDILNKKDIRKLTLDDLKAWLVEQGEKPFRAKQVYEWLWKHSAQSFAEMNNVSLALREKLEQHFSINGVQVATQQLSKDGTIKSAFRLYDNNIVEGVLIPHNERKTACVSSQVGCSLTCKFCATGYMDRIRNLDAAEIYDQVVRINEQSLKQYGEPLSNIVYMGMGEPLLNYANVMKSIERITAHDGLGMAARRITVSTAGIAKMIRKMADDDVKANLALSLHAANDEKRNQIMPINETNSLEALTDALKHYHEVTGRKVTYEYIVFNNFNDTLQDAEELLRFSRIIPCKINLIEYNPIENADYENTDEARWQDFIYYLADRGVQVNVRRSRGKDIDAACGQLAVKEKQAV
- a CDS encoding YihY/virulence factor BrkB family protein; translated protein: MAEINAKSIFSLIKTSASEFMDNNSFRLAGALAFNAIFSIPPLLIIIIRSAGYIWGEAAVSGELSKQIGSAIGAGAAKEVENIVQNAATNESGGIAFWISIGVLIFASTTFFATLQESLNSVWNLKPKPNNSFVKMLKVRLFSFGIVLSIALLMLVSLVLSTAISVLSGYLSKIFPDIAVFFIRLVDFVLSAGIISVLFALIYKYLPDANIRWKDVWVGAIVTALLFALGKFLISFYISTSDPGSAYGAAGSIIVILVWIYYSSLIIFFGSELAQQYADKFGQHIRPKSHAVFVELREVRDEPHDTKSGRPRPQGRYEPK
- a CDS encoding DUF4403 family protein; its protein translation is MQKSYLRIVYFLLLILAFGQALQGCSSTSKLHTEAPAATASAAPIYKPRLSSITVPVSVSIAALENRLNQEVASVLYKDTDLSDDNVAVTVTKKGRMAVRAEQDKIYVSVPLHIYAKGRWKWDPCKLCPAIDKTEDTRFDMVIKTESSIRLTEDYRISTTTSGDFEWGDTKPVLELGPLKIGLARFVEPALRQQLSSLSKQLDKELQQHLDMKKYVADAWLLLQEPVKLDNALNAWLTVQPQEVRMAPLSARSGNLHSRLGITSYIAVATGGKPQVQLNRNLPKLIVDNRLTDDIQIGLTATVPYAQASQLLQKQVANQTYKFDGGKSQVTVKDASMTPNGEQLVLMLDIDGRTKAGLFTKKLAGKIYLRGTPYYDAASASIRVRDVEYDLDTKDKLLNAADWLARNKFTEMIQQQVSIPVQQQLHDTKQLLQATLDRQGRVHESLLLRGSIQDITPENIYLTPEGIKAVVNATGSLTATVDKL
- a CDS encoding thioredoxin family protein, with translation MSIAESNDEDLRQLIFEREKVIVKFVDEACAVCKQLAPSYARFAASPAYSDIAFVRMHASENPVSSQEVKLSGTPFFASYRNGTLRECGLVSNEAEMKILLDKLK
- a CDS encoding DUF3891 family protein is translated as MIVNTVPQGWEIIYQQAHGVLAAQLAYHLKPDLQSPHWVETIIAIANHDNRQKTWRGKDGLTPAGAPADFTLLPTTLEQARALMHAVRFQSRWVALLTSMHMSFLYEGQRGKHKSATAFLDEQKALQRTCRQHLGISRKEAERAYAIMQWCDRLSLILCRNELPADARALEITAGPDGKAYFVRQLQNSELRVEPWPFAPEQLRVQVEYRVLAQLQFRNDLELAQALHGARPQYREWTLGAS
- a CDS encoding NAD-dependent epimerase/dehydratase family protein translates to MANASETVLVIGACGQLGSELTLALRDLYGPANVVAADVAAPRQADLRDSGPFEQVDVLDKKVLADLATRYRFSQIYHLAAVLSASGEKNPKFAWHLNMEGLFNVLDLALEQQVGKVFWPSSIAVFGPHTPRQHTPQHTVMDPNTVYGISKQAGERWCEYYFRKLGLDVRSLRYPGLIGYKSLPGGGTTDYAVDIYHKALNGQTFECFLNQDTYLPMMYMPDALKATLDLMHAPAAQISVRDSYNVGAMSFSPEEIAGSIKKHLPGFDIVYKPDARQQIAASWPKSVDDSVARQDWGWQPAYNLDTMTEDMIANLKRLKAAQAV